The Chitinophagaceae bacterium genome window below encodes:
- a CDS encoding SGNH/GDSL hydrolase family protein: protein MSEQNNSRRNFIAKAAMACAAATGFTGIESFAAGSVEQKRKTDHLNFLFQGDSITDGNRGRSKDPNHIMGHGYAFSIASRVGAAFPEKENQFYNRGISGNKITDLAKRWQTDTLDLKPDVLSILIGINDTDSVIRQQNIVTAEQYEEVYRSLLEQTHEQLPDCMFVLCEPFILPVGKVKENWNLFHDDLQKRQLAVSRLSNEFNAVFIPLQKIFNDAVKRAAAEYWMWDGIHPTYSGHELITKEWLKQVSKELHFIRRIKGN, encoded by the coding sequence ATGTCAGAACAAAATAATTCCCGCAGAAATTTTATTGCAAAAGCTGCAATGGCCTGTGCTGCTGCAACAGGCTTCACAGGGATAGAAAGTTTTGCTGCAGGCAGTGTTGAACAGAAACGTAAAACCGATCATTTGAATTTTTTATTCCAGGGCGATTCAATCACCGATGGCAACCGTGGAAGAAGTAAAGATCCAAATCACATCATGGGTCATGGGTATGCATTTAGTATTGCCAGCAGGGTAGGTGCGGCTTTTCCGGAAAAAGAAAATCAGTTTTATAACAGGGGTATCAGTGGAAATAAAATAACAGATTTAGCCAAACGCTGGCAAACTGATACACTCGACTTAAAACCGGATGTACTCAGTATTCTTATAGGAATAAATGATACAGACTCAGTAATACGACAGCAGAATATTGTTACGGCTGAACAATATGAGGAAGTATATCGTTCGTTACTGGAACAAACACATGAGCAGTTACCTGATTGTATGTTTGTTCTCTGTGAACCATTCATTCTTCCAGTGGGTAAAGTAAAAGAAAACTGGAACCTGTTTCATGATGACCTTCAGAAAAGACAGCTGGCAGTGAGTCGTTTATCAAATGAGTTCAACGCAGTTTTCATTCCGTTGCAAAAAATATTCAATGATGCAGTTAAGCGAGCAGCCGCCGAATACTGGATGTGGGATGGTATTCATCCAACATATTCCGGGCATGAATTAATTACTAAGGAATGGCTGAAGCAGGTAAGTAAAGAGTTACATTTTATCAGGAGGATAAAAGGAAATTAA